The Marinobacter qingdaonensis genome includes a region encoding these proteins:
- a CDS encoding cytochrome C assembly family protein, whose amino-acid sequence MGTLILAVTSLFLYSVGTALQALHVRGRVTSNLAITNLIGVLALTSHGLLIAQNVHHDGGFDFGFFKSSMLISWLIVFLLLGLNLRKPVQNLLLGVYPLATLTIILALVTHTPSRLVPDDSYGMLSHIALSVTAYSLFTLAAIQAMLLYGQNRQLKHNYNSLLVRSLPPLQTMESLLFEMVWAGVVMLVLAIVTGALFVEDLFAQDLAHKTVFSLLSLLVFVALLIGRYTKGWRGMTASRWTLAGCALLMLAFYGSKFVLELVFQKGA is encoded by the coding sequence ATGGGAACGCTGATTCTCGCGGTCACCTCTCTTTTTCTCTACAGTGTCGGCACCGCGCTGCAAGCGCTCCACGTCAGAGGTCGCGTCACCAGCAACCTCGCGATCACCAACCTGATTGGCGTCCTGGCACTCACCAGCCATGGTTTGCTTATCGCCCAGAATGTCCATCACGACGGCGGCTTCGACTTCGGCTTCTTCAAAAGCTCTATGCTGATTTCCTGGCTCATCGTGTTCCTGCTGCTGGGCCTGAATCTGCGCAAACCGGTCCAGAACCTGCTGCTCGGGGTCTACCCGCTGGCCACCCTGACCATCATCCTGGCCCTGGTGACCCACACCCCGTCACGCCTGGTGCCCGACGACAGCTACGGCATGCTGTCCCACATTGCCCTGTCGGTGACCGCCTACAGCTTGTTCACGCTCGCGGCCATCCAGGCAATGCTGCTGTACGGCCAGAACCGGCAACTGAAACACAACTACAACAGCCTGCTGGTTCGCAGCCTGCCACCGCTGCAAACCATGGAGTCGCTGCTGTTCGAAATGGTCTGGGCTGGCGTGGTCATGCTGGTGCTGGCAATTGTCACCGGCGCCCTGTTCGTGGAAGACCTGTTTGCCCAGGATCTGGCGCACAAGACCGTGTTCTCCCTGCTGTCCCTGCTGGTGTTCGTGGCCCTGTTGATCGGCCGCTACACCAAAGGCTGGCGCGGCATGACCGCCAGTCGCTGGACCCTGGCCGGCTGCGCCCTGCTGATGCTGGCGTTCTATGGCAGCAAATTCGTGCTGGAGCTGGTGTTCCAGAAAGGCGCCTGA
- a CDS encoding HlyC/CorC family transporter, with product MNETSLTALFVLLIGLICLSGFFSSSETGMMSLNRYRLKHLAKTGHRGAKRAQNLLQRTDQLIGVILIGNNFVNIFASSIATVIAIEIWGDAGIAIATILLTVVILIFAEVTPKTLAALFPEKIAFPASYVLGPLLKLLYPIVWAVNLLTGAILKLLRVSPDEAASDHLSREELRTLVNEAGALIPAKHKDMLVSILDLEKVTVNDIMVPRNEVVGIDLDDDTDTILRQLRSSQHTRLPVFKGDINNIQGILHLRSASKLLQQEEINKAMIMQLCQEPYFIPESTPLNTQLINFQKGKRRFGVVVDEYGDVLGLATLEDILEEIVGDFTTDYAATSPDIIPQDDGTFIIDGTAPVRTINKTLGWKLPTDGPKTLNGLITETLENIPDSNVCLKVADHRVEVLQIKDNVVKAAIVHPRKRRKRSLMN from the coding sequence TTGAACGAAACATCGCTCACCGCGCTGTTTGTCCTCCTCATCGGCCTCATCTGTCTGTCCGGTTTCTTCTCCAGCTCCGAGACCGGCATGATGTCCCTGAACCGGTACCGACTCAAACACCTGGCCAAAACCGGTCACCGGGGCGCCAAACGGGCCCAGAACCTGTTGCAGAGAACGGATCAGCTGATTGGCGTCATCCTGATCGGCAACAACTTCGTCAACATCTTCGCCTCGTCCATCGCCACCGTCATCGCCATCGAAATCTGGGGCGACGCCGGCATTGCCATCGCCACCATCCTGCTGACGGTGGTCATCCTGATTTTCGCCGAGGTGACCCCGAAAACCCTGGCCGCACTGTTCCCGGAAAAAATTGCCTTCCCCGCCAGCTACGTGCTCGGGCCGCTGCTGAAACTGCTCTACCCGATCGTCTGGGCGGTCAACCTGCTCACCGGCGCCATCCTCAAGCTGCTGCGGGTCTCTCCCGACGAGGCCGCCAGCGACCACTTGAGCCGCGAGGAACTGCGCACCCTGGTAAACGAAGCCGGCGCGCTGATTCCGGCCAAGCACAAGGACATGCTGGTCAGCATCCTCGACCTGGAGAAGGTCACGGTCAACGACATCATGGTGCCGCGCAACGAGGTGGTGGGCATCGACCTGGACGACGACACCGACACCATCCTGCGCCAGCTGCGCAGCAGCCAGCATACCCGGTTACCGGTGTTCAAGGGCGACATCAACAACATCCAGGGCATTCTGCACCTGCGCAGCGCCTCCAAGCTGCTGCAGCAGGAAGAGATCAACAAGGCCATGATCATGCAGCTGTGCCAGGAGCCCTACTTCATTCCCGAGAGCACCCCCCTGAACACCCAGCTGATCAACTTCCAGAAAGGCAAACGCCGGTTTGGCGTGGTGGTGGACGAGTATGGCGATGTCCTGGGCTTGGCCACGCTCGAAGACATCCTGGAGGAGATCGTGGGGGATTTCACCACTGATTACGCCGCCACCAGCCCGGACATCATTCCCCAGGACGATGGCACCTTCATCATCGACGGCACGGCGCCGGTGCGCACCATCAACAAGACCCTGGGCTGGAAACTGCCGACGGACGGGCCCAAGACCCTGAACGGGCTGATCACCGAAACCCTGGAAAACATTCCCGACTCCAACGTCTGCCTCAAGGTGGCCGATCATCGGGTCGAGGTACTGCAGATCAAGGACAACGTGGTGAAGGCCGCCATCGTGCACCCGCGCAAACGGCGCAAGCGCTCGCTCATGAACTGA
- a CDS encoding DUF1631 domain-containing protein, whose translation MNKQSGIHYLREHREAANGKPVPAEVTRIRDTVVAGLGDLLQGAFDAVDDSLFELANNARSNNEQNRYFEAMREIRIKRKGVERHFQKAVTDFFSDPPHTGHNQEEMLSKQASADGLSLVGDEDLEEQVALNAMITKAKAHFQGPLLQLQTRFSQVYPQATEESPVNPMAPEHLCHAFTDAIGALEIQIRERLILLKQFDRYVVSNLGMLLDEANRILIQAGVIPNFRYHGKAGKQHKTGPDQASDTAATDSQQPPSEDVSNSVVFGQIRQMLALQRANAGIPPRASDPTIRVVGDSELADLLNAMPLPDTRPISGNLSDGEPITIDLRYVVQQLLAKADSGDGRKPALNEMDEDLINLVSMLFEFILDDYNLSAPVQVLISRLQIPILKVVIRDKSFFSQATHPARRLLNAMARAGIGWSTSDEKAKDKLYGQIHNIVQRILNEFDGDIALFETLNREFEQFLEKENRKASLVEQRTRESERGRIKSQKAQETVDNLLKQKVSRYRLPDTIHDILMNGWSRVMFLAYLRDDLEHRWQETVRVVDDLVWCLHPHHEDEERDQWVRVVPPLLKSLRAGLEEVSYNSSRLDEMMGHLKHELAEAFRTNAAIEARQDSPAEPEEEEPLATLHQTAVERQQELEDAAISEYVAQIDGIEIGNWVEFRLVNGANFRCKLSAIIEEADCFVFVNRMGLKVIEKTRVELAHEMRRGRLTLLEQGALIDRALDAVVGSLRSKTA comes from the coding sequence ATGAACAAGCAGTCCGGCATACATTACCTCCGGGAGCACAGGGAAGCGGCGAACGGCAAACCGGTCCCTGCGGAGGTTACCCGCATCCGTGACACCGTTGTCGCCGGACTGGGTGATTTACTGCAAGGCGCGTTCGACGCGGTGGACGATTCGCTGTTCGAACTGGCCAACAACGCCCGCAGCAACAATGAGCAGAACCGCTACTTCGAGGCCATGCGCGAGATCCGCATCAAGCGCAAGGGTGTCGAGCGGCATTTCCAAAAGGCGGTCACCGATTTCTTTTCCGACCCGCCCCATACTGGTCACAATCAGGAGGAAATGCTGAGCAAGCAGGCCAGCGCCGACGGACTGTCCCTGGTGGGCGATGAAGACCTGGAAGAACAGGTTGCCCTCAACGCCATGATCACCAAGGCCAAGGCCCATTTCCAGGGCCCATTGCTTCAGCTGCAGACCCGCTTCAGCCAGGTCTACCCCCAGGCCACCGAGGAGTCGCCGGTTAATCCGATGGCGCCCGAACACCTGTGCCACGCCTTTACCGACGCCATCGGAGCCCTGGAAATCCAGATCCGCGAGCGTCTGATCCTGCTCAAACAGTTTGATCGCTACGTGGTGTCCAACCTGGGCATGCTGCTGGACGAAGCCAACCGGATTCTGATTCAGGCCGGTGTGATTCCCAATTTCCGCTACCACGGCAAGGCCGGCAAACAGCACAAGACCGGGCCGGACCAGGCCTCGGACACAGCCGCCACCGACTCCCAACAACCACCGAGTGAAGACGTCAGCAACAGCGTGGTGTTCGGACAGATCCGGCAGATGCTGGCCCTGCAGCGGGCCAACGCCGGCATCCCGCCCCGCGCCTCGGACCCCACCATCCGGGTGGTCGGCGACTCGGAGCTGGCCGACCTGCTCAACGCCATGCCGCTGCCGGATACCCGGCCAATCAGCGGCAACCTCAGCGACGGCGAGCCAATCACCATCGACCTCAGGTACGTGGTCCAGCAGTTGCTGGCCAAGGCGGACTCCGGCGATGGCCGCAAGCCCGCGCTGAACGAAATGGACGAAGACCTGATCAACCTGGTGTCCATGCTGTTCGAGTTCATCCTCGACGACTACAACCTGTCGGCGCCGGTCCAGGTGCTGATCAGCCGCCTCCAGATCCCGATCCTGAAGGTGGTGATCCGGGACAAGAGCTTCTTCAGCCAGGCCACCCACCCGGCCCGCCGCCTGCTCAACGCCATGGCCCGGGCCGGCATTGGCTGGAGCACCAGCGACGAAAAGGCCAAGGACAAGCTGTACGGCCAGATCCACAACATCGTGCAACGAATCCTCAACGAATTTGACGGCGACATCGCCCTGTTCGAAACCCTGAACCGGGAGTTCGAGCAATTCCTGGAGAAGGAAAACCGGAAGGCGTCACTGGTCGAGCAGCGGACCCGGGAATCGGAGCGGGGCCGGATCAAATCCCAGAAGGCCCAGGAAACGGTCGACAACCTGCTGAAGCAGAAAGTGTCGCGCTACCGGCTGCCCGACACCATTCACGACATCCTGATGAACGGCTGGAGCCGGGTCATGTTCCTGGCCTACCTGCGCGACGACCTCGAGCATCGCTGGCAGGAAACCGTGCGCGTCGTCGATGACCTGGTCTGGTGCCTGCACCCCCATCACGAGGACGAGGAGCGTGACCAGTGGGTCCGGGTGGTGCCGCCCCTGCTGAAATCCCTGCGCGCCGGCCTCGAAGAGGTGTCCTACAATTCGTCCCGACTGGACGAGATGATGGGCCACCTGAAGCACGAACTGGCCGAAGCGTTCCGCACCAACGCCGCCATCGAGGCGCGCCAGGACTCTCCGGCCGAGCCGGAGGAAGAGGAGCCCCTGGCGACCCTGCACCAGACCGCGGTGGAGCGTCAGCAGGAACTGGAAGACGCGGCCATCTCCGAGTACGTGGCACAAATCGATGGCATCGAGATCGGCAACTGGGTGGAATTCCGCCTGGTCAATGGCGCCAATTTCCGGTGCAAGCTGTCGGCCATCATCGAGGAGGCGGACTGCTTTGTGTTCGTCAACCGCATGGGCCTGAAGGTGATCGAGAAGACCCGGGTCGAACTGGCGCACGAAATGCGGCGCGGACGGCTGACGCTGCTGGAACAGGGTGCGCTGATTGACCGGGCCCTGGATGCAGTGGTGGGCAGTCTGCGCAGCAAGACCGCCTGA
- a CDS encoding energy transducer TonB: MQESPGRLTQLPASYRIALALSTAVLAHTLLLAGLPALPEQPDPAHRVRVELVSPGTAASRPATSPAVSPPADSRNPRFEIPPATPGSRPQRPSAEASPTRTHGRSAETETTVAERTTPAAPPTASAPASTDSAASRGGAPAQVAERPAPTTQITETPDEQDPYLIRLALHLSEELERLRVPAIRQLTDKVAMEIELQLLGNGALTRARVLKSTGIERIDDAAYRASLAASPYPEPPADRQDQNRFEVELIFTPSRL, encoded by the coding sequence ATGCAGGAATCCCCGGGCCGCCTGACCCAACTGCCGGCGAGTTACCGGATCGCCCTGGCGCTGTCCACCGCCGTGCTCGCGCACACCCTGCTGCTTGCCGGCTTGCCGGCACTGCCGGAGCAACCCGACCCCGCCCACCGGGTTCGGGTTGAACTGGTCTCGCCCGGAACGGCGGCAAGCCGCCCGGCCACTAGCCCAGCCGTGTCACCCCCGGCCGACAGCCGCAATCCCCGGTTCGAGATTCCCCCGGCCACGCCCGGTTCACGACCACAACGCCCATCTGCTGAAGCATCGCCCACACGCACTCACGGCAGGAGTGCAGAGACCGAAACGACGGTGGCCGAACGGACAACGCCCGCCGCCCCGCCCACGGCCAGCGCCCCGGCATCGACCGACTCTGCCGCCAGCAGAGGCGGCGCGCCGGCCCAGGTGGCCGAACGACCGGCACCAACCACGCAGATCACCGAAACCCCGGACGAGCAGGATCCCTACCTGATCAGACTGGCACTGCATCTGAGTGAGGAACTGGAACGATTGAGAGTGCCGGCGATACGCCAGCTGACGGACAAGGTCGCGATGGAGATTGAACTGCAATTGCTGGGTAATGGCGCCCTGACCCGGGCACGGGTACTGAAGTCGACGGGCATCGAACGGATTGATGATGCGGCCTACCGGGCCTCACTGGCGGCGAGCCCCTATCCGGAGCCGCCGGCAGACCGCCAGGACCAGAACCGGTTCGAGGTGGAACTGATCTTCACCCCGAGCCGACTCTGA
- the grxD gene encoding Grx4 family monothiol glutaredoxin — MDINETIKSQLEENPIILYMKGSPQAPQCGFSAKTVQALMACGERFAFVNILDNQELREALKVYSSWPTYPQLYINGELVGGCDIVLEMSESGELAKLVKDAAKQAEA; from the coding sequence ATGGACATCAACGAAACGATCAAAAGCCAGCTCGAAGAAAACCCGATCATCCTGTACATGAAGGGCAGCCCCCAGGCACCCCAGTGCGGATTTTCCGCCAAGACCGTCCAGGCCCTGATGGCCTGCGGTGAGCGCTTTGCCTTCGTCAACATCCTGGACAACCAGGAACTGCGTGAGGCGCTGAAGGTCTACTCCAGCTGGCCGACCTACCCGCAGCTGTACATCAACGGCGAGCTGGTGGGCGGTTGTGACATCGTACTGGAGATGTCCGAGAGCGGTGAGCTGGCCAAGCTGGTCAAGGACGCCGCGAAGCAAGCCGAGGCCTGA
- the argF gene encoding ornithine carbamoyltransferase, with product MAARHFLTLNDLTTTELESLVDHASKLRSDWRQGKVRDSLKNRVLAMIFEKSSTRTRVSFEAGMTQLGGSALFLSPRDTQLGRGEPIEDSAVVISSMVDAVMIRTFAHDTVERFAAASRVPVINALTDDFHPCQLLADMQTYREHRGSIRGATVAWIGDGNNMCHSYINAAAQFDFHLNVACPAGYEPAEHLLEAHGDRVTVFRDPAEAARNAHLLVTDVWASMGQEEEQKIREQAFRDYQINPALMQVADKDALFMHCLPAHRGEEISVDMMEHPGSVVWDEAENRLHAQKALLEFLILNRLD from the coding sequence ATGGCGGCACGACACTTTCTAACGCTGAACGACCTGACCACCACCGAGCTCGAGAGCCTGGTAGACCACGCCAGCAAACTGCGCAGCGACTGGCGCCAAGGCAAGGTCAGGGATTCCCTGAAAAACCGTGTGCTGGCGATGATCTTTGAGAAGTCCTCGACCCGGACCCGGGTGTCGTTCGAAGCCGGCATGACCCAGCTGGGCGGCTCCGCTCTCTTCCTCTCGCCCCGCGACACCCAGCTTGGCCGGGGCGAACCCATTGAAGACTCGGCCGTGGTCATTTCCAGCATGGTCGACGCGGTGATGATCCGGACCTTTGCCCACGACACCGTCGAACGCTTTGCGGCCGCCTCCCGGGTACCGGTGATCAACGCCCTGACCGACGATTTCCATCCGTGCCAGTTGCTCGCGGACATGCAGACCTACCGGGAACATCGGGGCAGCATTCGCGGTGCCACCGTGGCCTGGATTGGCGATGGCAACAACATGTGCCACTCCTACATCAACGCCGCCGCGCAGTTCGACTTCCACCTGAACGTCGCCTGCCCGGCCGGTTACGAGCCGGCCGAGCATCTACTCGAGGCCCACGGCGATCGGGTCACCGTGTTCCGCGACCCGGCCGAGGCCGCTCGCAACGCGCACCTGCTGGTGACCGACGTCTGGGCTTCCATGGGTCAGGAAGAAGAGCAAAAAATCCGCGAGCAGGCCTTCCGCGATTACCAGATCAACCCGGCGCTGATGCAGGTGGCCGACAAGGACGCCCTGTTCATGCACTGCCTGCCCGCACACCGGGGCGAGGAAATCTCGGTCGACATGATGGAACACCCGGGCTCCGTGGTCTGGGACGAGGCCGAAAACCGGCTGCACGCCCAGAAGGCCCTGCTGGAATTCCTCATCCTGAACCGCCTGGACTGA
- a CDS encoding ABC transporter ATP-binding protein codes for MTENTQAQGEWLLEVNNLSCGYGGDSVIRDVSFALSHGDIGCLLGPSGCGKSTILRALAGFLPLNSGEVRLQSQAISLPGRTLAPEKRRIGMVFQDYALFPHLTIADNVGFGLHNMARAEKRQKVMELLNVVHLQDLADNYPHELSGGQQQRVALARALAPEPTLILLDEPFSNLDADLRRRLSLDVREILKTLGISAILVTHDQQEAFAMCDQVAVLRDGHIQQWDVPYNLYHEPSNRFVAGFVGQGGFVPGKTLGPDTIESELGVIHGNRAYNWSPGTLVDVLIRPDDIVYDPDSELRPKVVEKTFAGTSTLYRFRCSEDTEFEALFRSHLDFHLGETVPVRVEADHLIAFERTV; via the coding sequence ATGACTGAGAACACCCAGGCCCAGGGCGAGTGGCTGCTGGAGGTCAACAACCTGTCGTGTGGCTATGGTGGTGACTCGGTAATCCGGGACGTCAGCTTCGCCCTCAGCCACGGCGACATCGGCTGCCTGCTCGGTCCGAGTGGCTGTGGCAAGAGCACCATCCTCCGCGCCCTGGCCGGCTTCCTGCCGCTCAACAGCGGCGAAGTCCGCCTGCAGTCCCAGGCCATCAGCCTACCGGGCCGGACCCTGGCGCCGGAGAAACGCCGGATCGGCATGGTGTTCCAGGACTACGCCCTGTTTCCGCACCTGACCATCGCCGACAACGTCGGCTTTGGCCTGCACAACATGGCCCGGGCCGAGAAACGCCAGAAGGTCATGGAACTGCTCAATGTGGTACACCTGCAGGACCTGGCCGACAACTACCCCCATGAGCTGTCCGGTGGCCAGCAGCAGCGGGTAGCGCTGGCACGGGCCCTGGCCCCGGAGCCGACCCTGATCCTGCTCGACGAGCCGTTCTCCAATCTGGACGCGGACCTGCGCCGTCGCCTCAGCCTGGATGTCCGGGAGATCCTCAAGACCCTGGGCATCAGCGCCATCCTGGTGACTCACGACCAGCAGGAAGCCTTCGCCATGTGCGATCAGGTGGCGGTGTTGCGGGATGGTCACATCCAGCAGTGGGATGTGCCCTACAACCTCTACCACGAGCCGTCGAACCGGTTCGTTGCTGGCTTCGTCGGCCAGGGCGGGTTTGTGCCGGGCAAGACCTTGGGCCCGGACACCATCGAATCGGAACTGGGAGTCATCCACGGTAACCGGGCCTACAACTGGAGCCCGGGCACCCTGGTCGATGTCCTGATCCGTCCAGACGACATCGTCTACGACCCCGACTCCGAACTGCGGCCCAAGGTGGTGGAAAAAACCTTTGCCGGCACCTCGACCCTGTACCGCTTCCGCTGCTCGGAAGACACCGAGTTCGAGGCGCTGTTCCGCAGCCACCTCGACTTCCATCTGGGGGAAACCGTGCCGGTACGGGTCGAAGCCGACCATCTGATCGCCTTCGAACGCACCGTCTGA
- the glpK gene encoding glycerol kinase GlpK, with protein sequence MTRYLLAIDQGTTSSRAIVFDQTGSSVATDQQEFHQYFPKDGWVEHDAQEIWDSTLAVCRGALTKAGIEASELSGIGITNQRETTVIWDRATGQPIYHAIVWQDRRTASWCTKLKTDGHEDTVVDRTGLLIDPYFSATKIAWILDSVDGARTRAEAGELAFGTVDSWLLWNLTGGQSHYTDATNASRTALFNIHTQEWDDELLQLFRVPRQLLPEVLDSADDYGTTEAEWLGAPVVIAGVAGDQHAALIGQACFEPGMAKSTYGTGCFLMLNTGDRALRSENRLLTTMAYRLNGKPCYAVEGSIFVAGAAMQWLRDGLKLIRHASESTAHAETVGVENPVYLVPAFTGLGAPHWDPHARGAIMGLTRDTGIAEIVTAGLQSVCYQTKDLVRAIQNDGARLESLRVDGGMVVNGWVMQFLADILNVTVDRPRVTETTALGAAYLAGLQTGVYESLEQIGRLWECEHQFHPTMKPALRASLYAGWLDAVERVRND encoded by the coding sequence ATGACCCGCTATTTGCTTGCCATCGATCAGGGCACCACCAGTTCCCGGGCCATCGTGTTCGACCAGACTGGCTCCAGCGTTGCGACCGATCAGCAGGAGTTTCACCAGTATTTTCCGAAGGACGGCTGGGTGGAGCACGACGCGCAGGAGATCTGGGACAGCACCCTGGCAGTGTGCCGGGGCGCCCTGACCAAGGCCGGGATCGAGGCCTCCGAGCTGTCCGGGATCGGCATCACCAATCAGCGGGAGACCACCGTGATCTGGGACCGGGCAACCGGTCAACCTATTTATCACGCCATTGTCTGGCAGGATCGGCGCACCGCCTCCTGGTGCACCAAGCTCAAGACCGACGGCCACGAGGACACGGTGGTGGACCGGACCGGGCTGCTCATCGACCCCTATTTCTCCGCCACCAAGATTGCCTGGATCCTGGACAGCGTCGACGGCGCCCGGACTCGGGCCGAGGCGGGCGAGCTGGCGTTCGGCACGGTCGACAGCTGGTTGCTGTGGAACCTGACCGGCGGCCAGTCCCATTACACCGACGCCACCAACGCCTCGCGCACGGCACTGTTCAACATTCACACCCAGGAGTGGGACGACGAGCTGCTGCAGCTGTTTCGGGTGCCCCGGCAGCTGCTGCCGGAGGTGCTGGACAGCGCCGACGACTATGGCACCACCGAGGCCGAGTGGCTGGGTGCGCCGGTGGTCATCGCCGGGGTTGCTGGCGACCAGCACGCCGCCCTGATCGGTCAGGCCTGTTTTGAACCGGGCATGGCCAAAAGCACCTACGGCACCGGCTGCTTTCTTATGTTGAACACCGGCGACCGCGCCCTGCGCTCGGAAAACCGGTTGCTGACCACCATGGCCTACCGTTTGAATGGCAAGCCCTGTTACGCCGTGGAGGGCAGCATTTTCGTGGCCGGCGCCGCCATGCAGTGGTTGCGGGACGGACTCAAGCTGATCCGCCACGCGAGCGAGTCCACCGCCCACGCTGAAACGGTCGGGGTGGAAAATCCGGTGTATCTGGTACCGGCGTTTACCGGGTTGGGGGCGCCCCATTGGGACCCACACGCCCGGGGCGCCATCATGGGGCTGACCCGGGACACCGGCATCGCGGAAATCGTGACCGCGGGGCTGCAGTCGGTCTGTTATCAGACCAAGGATCTGGTGCGCGCGATCCAGAACGACGGTGCTCGCCTGGAGTCACTGCGGGTGGACGGCGGCATGGTGGTCAATGGCTGGGTGATGCAATTCCTGGCCGATATCCTGAATGTGACCGTGGACCGGCCCAGGGTGACCGAAACCACGGCGCTCGGTGCGGCCTACCTGGCCGGACTGCAGACCGGGGTGTACGAGAGTCTCGAGCAGATTGGCCGGCTCTGGGAATGCGAGCACCAGTTTCACCCGACCATGAAGCCGGCGCTGCGGGCGTCGCTGTACGCCGGCTGGCTGGACGCGGTCGAGCGCGTGCGCAACGACTGA
- a CDS encoding ATP-binding protein → MPLMFFLKLYARFAGLTALVVILCVALFVGVNAVRAQFWQERFPEPLMRWLQSDPAPAQRYHWLTTLYDFRVSGPEQLGLSPVTRERLGYDQVVAEKSTLGHRVLVAAADGRVLQLRFDEPYRDVAEAVALIVRWHLAAVSAEERPDLIGQMTKALDVRIRPVDDAGLLPSVDVLDRVVQSGLVFFRNGRDEAGHILMQLNDGELFRVDFAPPLNPWAWPVVLLLVVVIGGVLAVALFLGLREVDSNLRKVESVAIRIARGEMGARVETGTGTLVSRLAASFNGMAEHIQRLVQVQREMIHAVSHELRTPVARIRFGVQMLEDCDDQERLRKQLEGIDGDIQELDELIDEILTYARLEQGGPVFSLQEASVTGLVRQVVEEQQLIRPHLEITADIESSAERWAMADVEPRYIHRAIQNLVGNAGRYAAGRVVVHCQIDEDNCRIDVEDDGPGVPEEDWEKVFTAFARLDDSRTRTSGGYGLGLSIVRRILYWHGGQAFVGRSEALGGARFSLVWPRKKPVDAIV, encoded by the coding sequence ATGCCCTTGATGTTCTTCCTCAAGCTTTATGCCCGCTTTGCCGGCCTGACCGCCCTGGTGGTGATTCTCTGTGTCGCGCTGTTCGTCGGGGTCAACGCCGTCCGTGCCCAGTTTTGGCAAGAGCGCTTTCCCGAACCGTTGATGCGATGGTTGCAGTCCGATCCGGCCCCCGCCCAGCGTTACCACTGGCTGACCACGCTGTACGACTTCCGGGTGTCGGGGCCGGAGCAGCTGGGCCTGTCGCCGGTCACCCGTGAGCGCCTGGGCTACGATCAGGTGGTGGCGGAGAAAAGTACCCTGGGGCACCGGGTGCTGGTGGCCGCTGCAGATGGCCGGGTGCTGCAGCTTCGATTTGATGAGCCCTACCGCGATGTGGCCGAGGCCGTGGCGCTGATCGTGCGCTGGCATCTGGCTGCGGTCAGCGCCGAGGAGCGGCCGGACCTGATTGGCCAGATGACGAAGGCGCTGGACGTGCGGATCCGGCCAGTGGATGACGCCGGCCTGTTGCCCTCGGTGGACGTGCTCGACCGGGTGGTCCAATCGGGGCTGGTGTTCTTCCGCAATGGCCGGGATGAGGCCGGTCACATCCTGATGCAGCTCAACGATGGCGAGCTGTTCCGGGTCGATTTCGCCCCACCGCTCAATCCTTGGGCCTGGCCTGTGGTACTGCTGCTGGTGGTGGTCATCGGTGGGGTGCTGGCGGTGGCCCTGTTCCTGGGGCTGCGCGAGGTGGACAGCAACCTGCGCAAGGTCGAGTCCGTGGCGATCCGCATCGCCCGGGGCGAGATGGGCGCCCGGGTCGAAACCGGCACCGGCACCCTGGTCTCGCGCCTGGCCGCCTCTTTTAATGGCATGGCCGAGCACATCCAGCGCCTGGTGCAGGTGCAGCGGGAGATGATCCACGCGGTGTCCCATGAGCTGCGAACCCCGGTCGCGCGGATCCGCTTTGGCGTCCAGATGCTTGAAGATTGCGACGATCAGGAACGCTTGCGCAAACAGCTCGAGGGCATTGATGGCGACATCCAGGAACTGGACGAGCTGATCGACGAGATCCTGACTTACGCCCGCCTGGAGCAGGGCGGCCCGGTGTTCTCCCTGCAGGAGGCCTCGGTAACCGGTCTGGTCCGGCAGGTGGTGGAAGAGCAGCAGCTGATCCGGCCGCACCTGGAAATTACCGCCGACATCGAGTCGAGCGCCGAGCGCTGGGCCATGGCGGACGTCGAGCCCCGGTACATCCACCGGGCGATCCAGAACCTGGTCGGCAATGCCGGCCGCTACGCCGCCGGCCGGGTGGTGGTGCACTGCCAGATCGATGAGGACAACTGCCGGATCGACGTCGAAGATGATGGCCCCGGGGTGCCGGAAGAGGACTGGGAGAAGGTGTTCACCGCCTTTGCCCGGCTCGACGACAGCCGGACCCGAACCTCCGGTGGCTATGGCCTGGGCCTGTCCATTGTTCGACGCATCCTGTACTGGCATGGCGGTCAGGCCTTTGTCGGCCGCAGCGAGGCGCTCGGTGGCGCCCGCTTCAGTCTGGTCTGGCCCCGGAAGAAGCCCGTTGACGCCATAGTGTGA